The genome window GATGCCCTGTGCAAACACTGCGGACTGGCTTGGACGCTGTCCCCTGTGTGGCCTCCcctggtggggatggggatggaTGGGACCCCCAGGCGAGTCTTTCTCCCCGCCAAGAGCATGGACTGCCCTATACAGGTCCCGCCCCATGAGCCAGCACCAGGCACTGCGACCCCTAGAACCACCCGGCCAGTGGCCAGAGGCCCAGTCTCAGAATTGCAGACTGCAGGGGTCTCCTAGGGCAGCTGTGACAGTTCTATAAATGAGGGGCTTAACGCCCCAGACAGGCATCCATCCTCCCCGAGTCCTGGGGACCACACGTCTGAGGTCTGTgtgtcccagggctgagctccctgcagagtCTCCAGGGGAGGGTCCTCCCCGCCTCTTCCGGCTTCTGGGGGCTCCGGGCGTCCATCTCTGGGCTGGTGGCCACGtccctcccatctctgcctccatctccacgtggcttctcctctgtgtccGTGTCTCTCCTCTTTGGTGTCTTTTAAGGACCCTGTCACGGGGTCTAGGGCCACCCTGATCCTGTAGGTCACACTCATATTCCGGGCAGACGTGGATTTGCAGGGTTGGGACACCATCCACTCCGCCACACGCGTGTGTGGTTTTCATTCCCAAGCAATGACGTCGGGGGACCAACTGCTCCGGTAACATCGGCTCACAATCCCACCAGCATCTCTGAGGTCTGATGGGGGGATGTCACCTGCTTTGCAGCCACCCTGCCCTGGGGGTCTCCCCGAGCCCCTCCCCACTGGCCCCTGCCAAGTGTCACCTTACAGGCTTCAGAGATGTTTTcttctccaccccccaccccacccccctgagGGAACCCTGAACTTATCCTATGCTTCTCCCTGTGATGCACAGAGGTTATTTCAGGCAGACCCTGACGACCTGCTGTCTCAGCATCCCCGGCGCTCCAGGAACTGTGGTCCATCATCTTTTCAAAACCTCACAGCTGCGGGGGGCTGCTGCGGGCTCGTGTGCTCGCTGGTCTCGCCCCGTCCTCAAAGGATCGCAGGGGTCAGGCCAGGAAGCACCGCATACTGCAGGAGGACCTGCTGTGGCTGGGGGCGGTCGGCGGGGAGgcggcaggcagagaaggggcccGTCCAGCGTGGTCCGGCTGAATCCCAGCGCACCCGGAGTGACCGAAAAGAGGCCCCAAAGACCCCTGCTGTCCCTCAACGCCCCCCGCTGCACTCGCGATGAGGGGTGCCTGTCTCAGAACACGCTCTCCTGCCGTTTCACGCTGGGCCTCTCGGGCGCCTCCTGCCCGTCCACGGAGCGCGCGGACAGGGTCCGCCCGGAGAAGAGGCTCTCGTGGCGGCTGTCCGGGCTGTCGGCGGCGGGCAGCGGGCCGTAGCCCAGGTAGTCGCGGAGGCGCAGCTGGAACTCGCTGGACGCGAAGTAGTAGACGAAGGGGTCCAGGCAGTTGTTGAGGCAGCTGAGGCAGAGCGTGAGCTTGTAGATGTGGTAGTAGCTGCGGCCCAGGAAGAGGCGGCTGACCATGTGCACCAGGAGCACGAAGTTGTTGGGGGCGAAGCAGGCGACGAAGGCGAGCAGCACCACGGCGGCCAGCGAGACGGCGCGGCGCCGCTGCGCGCGGCCGTGGCGGTCGGCGGAGCGCAGCAGCGTCAGGATGGTGGCGGTGTAGCAGGCCACGGTGACCACGAAGGGGATGAGGAAGAGCACGACGAAGAGCGTGAAGAGGAAGGCGGCCCACATGGCCACGCTGGGCAGCATGTTGGACTTGAGCACGTCGAAGCAGGTGACGATGCCCAGCGCGTCCACCGCGTAGGTGAGGTCGGTGCGCGCCAGCGGGGACAGCGccgccagcagcagcagccacgtGCCGGCGCAGGCCGCCAGCGCGTAGCGGCGGCGGCGCCACCGTGCGGACGCCAGCGGGTACACGACGCCCAGGAAGCGGTCCACGCTGATGCAGGTCATGGTGAGGATGGACGAGTACATGTTGGCGTAGAAGGCCACGGTGACGGCGTTGCAGAGCAGCACGCCGAACACCCAGTGGTTGCCGTTGCAGTGGTAGTAGATCTGGAACGGCAGCACGCAGGCCAGCATGAGGTCCGTGACGCTCAGGTTGATCATGAAGATGACCGACGGCGTCTTGGGCCCGATGTGCCGGCAGAGCACCCACAGCGAGAACAGGTTGCCCGGGATGCTCACCAGCGCCACCAGCGAGTACACCACCGGCAGCACCACCGCGATGGCCGGGTCGCGCAGCATCAGGATGGTGGCGTTGTCCGGGCGCGTCATGTTCACGTCCATGCTGCAGCCGTTGGGGGTGGCCTCGGGATACGGGGTGCCGATCTGCAAGACAAGGAGGGAAAGGGGGGTACCGGGCAGGTGAGAGGCGCCGGAGGACGGGGTGTCCTGGGAGAGGGGCGGACACACGGGAGCGTCACGGGTGCACACACACGTTCGCACACACACGTTCGCGGGAGCGCTGATGTCCTATGGTATATGCACGTGTGATATAGACACACacattacatatacatatgtgacacacacaccatattgtatgtgtatatgtgtatatatgtgatatacacacacaccatattgcatgtatatattatatatgtgataCACACCATATtgcatgtatatatctatatatgtgatatatatacacacaccatattgtatgtgtatatgtgtatatgtgtgatatatacacacacaccatattgcatgtatatatgtatatatgtgtgacacacacaccatattgcatgtatatatctatatatgtgacatatatatacacatgccatattgtatgtgtatatgtatatatatatatgtgtgtggtacatacacacacaccatattgcATGTATAGATCatgaaaaaggcaagagagttccagaaaaacatctgtttctgctttactgactatgccaaagcctttgactgggtggatcacaataaactgtggaaaattctgaaagagatgggaatagcagaccacctgacctgcctcttgagaaacctttatgcaggtcaggaagcaacagttagaacttgacatggaacaacagactggtttcaaatacgaaaaggagtacgtcaaggctgtatattgtcaccctgtgtatttaacttctatgcagagtacatcatgagaaacgctggactggaagaagcacaagctgcaatcaagattgccaggagaaatatcagtaacctcagatatgcagatgacaccacccttatggcagaaagtgaagaggaactaaagagcctcttgatgaaagtgaaagaggagagtgaaaaagttggcttaaagctcaacattcagaaaacaaagattacggcatctggtcccatcacttcatgggaaatagatgaggaaacagtggaaacagtgtcagaccttactttggggggctccaaaatcactgcagatggtgattgcaatgaaattaagacacttactccttggaagtaaagttatgaccaacctagatagcatatttaaaagcagagacattactttgccaacaaaggtccatctagtcaaggctatggtttttcctgtggtcatgtatggatgcgagagttggactgtgaagaaagctgagccccgaagaattgatgcttttcaactgtggtgttggagaagactcttgagagtcccttggactgcaaggagatccaaccagtccattctgaaggagatcagccctgggatttctttgga of Bos taurus isolate L1 Dominette 01449 registration number 42190680 breed Hereford chromosome Y, ARS-UCD2.0, whole genome shotgun sequence contains these proteins:
- the LOC132344462 gene encoding P2Y purinoceptor 8 — translated: MDVNMTRPDNATILMLRDPAIAVVLPVVYSLVALVSIPGNLFSLWVLCRHIGPKTPSVIFMINLSVTDLMLACVLPFQIYYHCNGNHWVFGVLLCNAVTVAFYANMYSSILTMTCISVDRFLGVVYPLASARWRRRRYALAACAGTWLLLLAALSPLARTDLTYAVDALGIVTCFDVLKSNMLPSVAMWAAFLFTLFVVLFLIPFVVTVACYTATILTLLRSADRHGRAQRRRAVSLAAVVLLAFVACFAPNNFVLLVHMVSRLFLGRSYYHIYKLTLCLSCLNNCLDPFVYYFASSEFQLRLRDYLGYGPLPAADSPDSRHESLFSGRTLSARSVDGQEAPERPSVKRQESVF